GACTCAAGCTCGGTGGCGATGGCCTCGCGCCCAGCCTGGGTGGTGGCACCGTTGGACCCTTGCAGGACAAGGTCCTTAGCCTTCTGCAGCAAAGTGGTGACACCGGCCATGGCGCTGTCGGCGGCGGCAAGCCAGTTGGTGCCGTCGGCAATATTGCGGGCATACTGTGCCGAGGCCGCTTGCTGTGCTCGGACTGCCAGGGAGTCAGCTGCCGCCGCCGGGTTGTCGGAGATGTTGGGGAATTTTTTCAGATCCAGTGCAGACTGCTGGGCCTGCGCCAGCTTGGCTGAGCTGGACTCCAGATTCCTGTGGGCTGCCGCGGCCATGGTTTGCATGGTGACTCGTCCCATCATGGTCAGCGTCCCACCCTTCCTGTCTGGTTGATAAGGACGTCCAGCGCCTCGTCAATGGCTGTCATGACCCGGCTGGCTGCCTGGTAGGCGTGCTGGTAGGAGAGCAAGTTCACGTTCTCTTCGTCAATATCCACCGAAGCATTGGATTGCTGGGCTGCCATGGCATTGGTGAGTGAGGTCCCGGCAGCCACGTCCTGTTGCAGGGCGACGCGCACGGCAGTGCCCGTGGTCAGGACGGTCTCGGTCCACTTGGCATCCGGCGAATCCTTGGCCAAGCCGATCCTGGAGATCTCATCCGCCATGGAGCCGTCCAAGGCGTTGTTTGCACTGCCTGAGGTGGCAATGTCCGCAGCACTCTTGGCCAGCACCGTCAGACTCAGGGCGGCCCGGGGCCCGGCGGTAATAGCGAAAAACGGGTCGCCCAGGGTCCCGTCCGCCTTGAACGCTTTGGTGTGGAGGGTGTTGACCTGGTTGGCCAGGGACTCCGCCAGCCGGTCGTATTCGGCGGCTGTCTCGGCAATCACACCGCCGGTTTTTTGGTCGTTGGCCCGGCCGAGGACGGACAGGGTGCCGGCCAACTGGCCGCCGTCGAGGTCCACGGCCATGCCAGGGCGGCGTTCCCACTCGAGCTGGACGCTGCCCGGGCCCGACATGGTGGTGGGGCCGCCAACCTTGAGCGTGTTCACTTGTTTGCCGGAAACCAGGACGTTGCCGCCCACCAGAATCTCGTTCCCACCATTGGGCAGCTCACGCACGGTGCCACCGGTCAGCTGTGAAAGCTTGGCGGTCAAGGTGTTGCGCTGGTCGATCAGTTCGTTGCCGGGGTGACCGGTGGCTGCTGTGGCACGTATCTGGTCGTTGAGGGAGGCTACCTGCGCCGCGGTGGCGTTCACTTCCTGCACCAGCATGTCCGCCCGGCCCCGCGTCTGCGACCACTGGGTGTCCAGGGCCCGGTATCCCTCGGCAATGTTCTGGGCCAAGGAGTTGGCGTTCCCCAACAAGTTGGCCGTGGCAGCGATGTCGCCCGCATGGTTGGAGATGTCACCCCATGCGGCCCAAAAGCTTTGCAGCTGGCCGGAGATGGCCCCGGTGCCTGGCTCTTTCATGCGGTCTTGGATGTCAGTCAGCGCATCAACACGGGCGTTGGTGTAGCCGGCGCTGGAGAATGCAGTCCGCACACGTGCGTCAAGGAAAGTGTCCCCCAGCCGGGAAATGCCGCTGACACCAACGCCCTGCCCGGGCTTGAGGCCCACGTTGAACAATGAACCAGTGGCAGGCATGCCGATGGCGGAAAGTTCGGCGCGCTGGCGGGTGTAGCCGGAAGTGTTCACGTTGGTCAGATTTTGGCCCACGACGTTCAGCCCGGTCCTGGCGGCGTTCAAGCCGGACAAGGCCGTGTTCAGGCCACTAAAAGTACTCACAATATCCTCAACAATTTAGACGCTTTTATCCAAGAACCGCGTGCCCGGCTCCGTGCTGGTGTTCCCCAGATGGTCATAAGTTCGCGCATCCGCGGCCACGGCGGCCATGGTCTCCTGCGCGGAACGCAGTCCTTCCCGCAGAAATTGCAAATTGGTGTCGCGCAAGGTGCGAACCTGCTCCACCTGCGCCGTCATCGCGGCAAAGTGGGAGCCAAGGATCTCTGCCCACGGCCCCGCACCACCCGCAGCGCTGAGGTCTTGCAAACTGGCATCCTCCGGCAGGCCCCACTGAAGGGCGACGGCGGCGGCGATCGCGATGCGCTCAAGCGAGGCGGCGCGCAGGCGTGTCATCACATGTTCAACTTCCCGCGTTGCGTGATCCAGCCAGCGGGACTTGCCTGACGCCAACACAAGATGTTCTTCCTCGAGCTTAAAAACTAAAAGGTCCAGTAATTCTCGTTCGCGCCACAACGCGGCGCTCAATTCCTGAGGGCCCATGAGTAGGTCCTTTCACTGGGCCGACGGGGTTTCAAATTCTACTATCGGCATGGACGGCTGATCCGTAATGTGTCAAGTTTCCATTGTCCCAGCTAAGGGGGTATTGGCACAGTCACGGCCCATGGGTGGACTGTACATAGTACAAATGTTGCCAATTTGATATACGTAATTACTTATAAGGACTACTTAGATTGCGCTTTTTCACCTAAGGTGACAGAGTCACCTGCTTCAGTCGCGGGTGAAACACACTGGGGGGTGTCCATATCGACTATTGAAGTCATGTGTTGGCAAGGGGGGCTTTACCGTTGAATCGCGAAGAACGCGACTATCTCGTTGTGCAAAATTTACCTCTCGTGGGGTACTTGGTCTCAGAAATTTGCATGCGTGCCAGTCATTTGTCCCGCCCCGACCTTGCGCAGGTGGGGGCCGTGGCGCTCATCCAGTGCGCGGAGTCTTTTGATGCCAGCCTGGGTGTGCCTTTTGGCGCCTATGCCCGACGCCGGATCAAGGGTGCGTTCGCTGACGAGTTGCGCCGTGAAGATTGGGCTACCCGAGGTGCCCGCTCCCGTATGAGCGAGCTTGCCCTGATGCAAGAAACCCTCTCCGGCGCCCTGGGCCGGGTGCCTTCCACCGACGAGCTGGCCGGGGCGCTCGGTGTTGAGCGTGCAGCGGTTGAGGCCTCGCAACTGGACGCGGCCCGAAGCGTCACGCCACTGACCGACGTGATCACCGATCTGGTGGCAGCCACCTCACAAACGCCCGAGGAGTTAGTGCTCCAAAATGAGCACGAGGCGTTCCTGGGGGAGGCTGTAGCCGCATTGCCGCAGCGAATGCAGTACATCGTGGAGCAAATCTACTACCGGGACAGAACAGTGAAGGAACTGGCAGAAGAGCTTGGCTCAAGCCATTCGGCCGTGTCCCAGCAGCGAGCCGAAGCCATGCGCCTCCTGCGTGACGGCATTGAGCGGCACTATCTGGCCACCGCGGATGCCCGCTCACAACCGCACGCCCGGATCGCTGCGTCCCGCCGCGAAGATTATCTTGCGGATCTGGGGTCAAGGACGCTGGGTGGGGCCACCCGCCTACTAGGCCAGGCGGCCTTTGGTGGCACGGCAAAGTCTGTGCTGGCCCTGGGCTGAGCTACCGGTTTTAGGCGATATTTATGCGGTGGGAAATATTTCTTGCCACCAAGTTGCTAACCGGCGGGGGTGTAGTGCCGACAGTGGGGTTTAGCTGCCCATGGATGGGCGGCGGTTCACTACCCACTTTTCACGGAGGACTTACTCATGGGCATGCAAGTCAACACCAACATCGCGGCGAACAACGCGTACCGCAACCTCAGCAACACCCAGAACGACCTTTCCAAGTCGCTGGAGAAGCTTTCCAGCGGTTTGCGCATCAACCGTGCAGCCGACGACGCCGCCGGCTTGGCCATCTCCGAGGGCTTGAAGGCCCAGGTCAATGGCAACACCGTTGCTGCCCGCAATGCCCAGGACGGCATCTCGGTCATCCAGACCGCTGAAGGCGCCCTGACCGAAGTTCACACCATCCTGCAGCGCATGCGCGACCTGGGTGTCCAGGCTGGCAACGATTCCAACAACGTTGATTCACGCAAGGCCATCACCACCGAGGCTGCGGCGCTGACAGCGGAGCTGACCCGTATCTCCACGGCCACCAATTTCAATGGCATCAAGCTCCTTGACTCCACGGCAGGCACCGCAGGTGTCATGTCCTTCCAGGTAGGCGCAGGAGCCGGAGCTGACAACCAGATCAAGGTTGACCTGACAGGGGCAAACGTTGCCACCGTTGCCACGGCTGCTGGCGCCCTGCTGTTCGATTCCGCGACAAACGCAGCCGCGGCTGTCACAGGCCTAGACGCGCAGATCACGGCCGTATCGTCGGCCCGTGCGGATCTTGGTGCATCGCAGAACCGTATGGAGTCAGCCGGCCGCTCGCTGGCAGTCTCCAAGGAAAACCTGTCCGCAGCTGCTTCACGCATCACGGATACCGACATGGCAGAGGAAATGGTCAAGTTCACCCGCGCGAACATCCTCTCCCAGGCAGGCACGGCCATGCTGGCCCAGGCCAACCAGTCCAACCAGGGCGTCCTGAAGCTCTTGGGCTAAACCGAAACACCACGCCGGACACTAAACCCGCCGGCACCCGACTGCGGGCGGCCGTGACAGCCTGAAATGACTGTCACGGCCGCCCACGGTGCAGTCACGGCATGAGGCTCCGGGCCGCAACACGGACCACACAAAAGTTACCGCCGGACAGGACAACTGCCGGTAGAGACGCGGAGAGGATATCCCCATGGGCATGGGAATCGACGGATTAACCTCAGGGCTGGACACCACAGCCATCATCAACGCGTTGATGGGTGCCGAAGCCATCCCGCAGACGTTGATGAAGAAGACCGTCGCCAACGACACTTACCTCCTCACCGCGCTGCAGGCACTTAACACCAAATTTGCCAGCCTGTTCACACAGGCAGCGGCGTTGGCGAAGCCGGACGGCCTGGCCATGTACCAGGCCAGCTCTTCATCGCCGGCCATCACCGTCACAGCTGCCGCCGGTGCCCGGCCCATCGCCCTGGATGTGAACGTCACCCAATTGGCGCAAGCCCACGCAGTGGTCACCGCCCCGCAAACCGCCTGGCCCACCAGCCCCGCAGTGCTCACCTTCGTCAAGACCGACGGCACCAAGGTGGAGGTGAACGCTGACTCCGACTCACTGGATGCGATCGCCTTCGCCGTCAACAAGTCCGACGCGGGCGTCTCCGCCGTCAAGGTGGCCTCCGGCACTGACGCCTCCGGAGCCGCGCTTTACCGGCTGCAATTCACCGCCACGGAGACAGGTGCTGCCGGTGCGTTCAAGGTCTATCAGGGCAGTGCTGCCGAGGTCGACGCCGGCACGGCCCCATCCCTGACGGCTGCCCCGGGTGCCGCCGTGCTGCGCACTGGCCAGGACGCCCAAGTCACGTTGTGGGCAGGTACTGCCGCAGAACAAACAATTTCCTCGAAATCCAACACCTTCACGGCGATTTCCCCCGGAATCGACATCACCGTCAACCAGCTGACCACCACCCCCGCCGTGGTAAGCGTCATCCGCGACACCGCACAGGTCACCGCCGCGGCGAAGGACCTGACGGCCAACGTCAACATTATCCTCGGCTCCATCTTCACCCAGTCCACCGTTTCGGGTGGCGGGGCTGCGGGAAGTGCTGTCACCTCCGGCCTGTTCACCAGCAACAGCACCACGGCGGCAGCCAAGGACAGGCTCTTCACCGCCGTCGTGTCCCCGGTCAACGGAAAGTCACTTTCCACCATCGGGATCAACTCCACGAAAAACGGTGACCTGGTCTTTGATGAGAAGGTGTTCGCCGCGGCCTACGCGAAGGAACCGGCCCTGGTGGAAAGCACGCTGGCTGCCATCTCCCAACGGGTGGCCGACGCGGCCAAGGCCGTCTCGGATCCCCGCGATGGCACGCTGTCCCAGAGCGTCAAAGGCAAGCAGACTGTCATCAACGACCTCAACGCCCAAATTCTCAAGTGGGATGACAGGCTGGCCCAGCGCCGCGGTGCACTGCAGTCCATCTACACGAATCTGGAAGTCCAATTGGGCAAGATGCAGTCACAACAAAACTGGCTGACCTCGCAAATCGGTTCCCTTGATGCCGGAAGCAGCAAAAAGTAAGTGAATACCATCCCCCACGCCAACCGTTCACTGAACGCGTACCAGCGTGAAGCTGTTATGTCGGCGTCTCCTGCACGCCTGCTGGTGATGCTCTATGACAGGCTCTTGCTTGACCTGGCCAGGGCCCAGACGGCCCAGCAAAGCGAATCCTGGGAGGTGGCACGGGAGAACCTGCTGCACGCCCAGGACATCATTGGAGAACTGGCGGGATCCCTTAACGTGGACGCGTGGGATGGGGCACAGAACCTGCTTGGCATTTACAACTACACGGGCACAGCCCTGATGAACGCCAACATCTACCGCAATGTAGAACTGACCCGCGAATGCATCACCATCCTTGAGCCGCTGCGCCAGTCCTGGCACGATGCCGCCGCGCAACCGCTGGCATCCGCACCGATCGGCCACTTGGGGACGCTGGCGTGAACGCCTGGCAAGCCTGGGAACGCGCACTGGAGCAATTGCAGCGCGACGCCCACCACGCTATCGAGCAGGCAACGAGCCGCACTTTCGCGGACGCGGCAGGCGGCGCCCACCTGGCGTGGAGCCCGCCGGAGAGCCTTGGCGAGCTGCCTGCCGGGCTTGCCGCCCGGGCCACGGCGTTGCTGGCCTTGCAAGAGCGGGCGGCGACGCTGATCGCTGCCTCCCGCACCGACGTCGAACAGGAAATCCACGCGCTCACCGTGACACGCACGCCGGTCAGGTCCGTGTACGTGGACGTCACCGGATAAGTACCGGCCGGCGTCGGCGGATCAGTTGCCGCTAGCCCCTTACGAAACCACGCACCTTGCCGATAAGTATGTAGGAGCACGGATTGCTCACCCCTTAGGCCATGGATAGGCCCCGTTTTTACGTACGTCAAGGAAGAGCACAGTGCTGGATTCCGTGGTCACCGTAGCGCTGACGAGTGCGCTGAACTCGTTGTCGGAACGTCAAAGGGCGATCGCCAACAACATCGCCAACATCAACACTCCTGGCTACACGGCCAAGCGCGTCATGTTTGAAGACGCCCTGGCCGCCTCAGTGAAGGCAGGCGACGGCGACGTGAAGGCCACCACCTTGCGCTCGCTTGAACCGACACAGCTCAACGGAAACAACGTGAACCTGGACACCGAAACACTCTCCAACGTTGAGACCACCCTGCGCTACCAATTCGCTGCCCAGGCAGTCAACGGCGAGTTCACATCCATGCGCACAGCGTTGAAGACGCAGTAATGGCCGACGCAATTGGCATTGCCTCCACGGCGCTGACCGTCCACCGGAAATGGTTGGACGCGGTCTCGGACAACCTGGCCAACATCAACACCGCCACCCCCACCAGCGGCGAAGCGTTCCGGGCCCGCTACGTGGTGGCCCAGGCCGGCGAAGGGAACTCCGGGGTGTACGT
This region of Arthrobacter alpinus genomic DNA includes:
- the flgK gene encoding flagellar hook-associated protein FlgK; its protein translation is MSTFSGLNTALSGLNAARTGLNVVGQNLTNVNTSGYTRQRAELSAIGMPATGSLFNVGLKPGQGVGVSGISRLGDTFLDARVRTAFSSAGYTNARVDALTDIQDRMKEPGTGAISGQLQSFWAAWGDISNHAGDIAATANLLGNANSLAQNIAEGYRALDTQWSQTRGRADMLVQEVNATAAQVASLNDQIRATAATGHPGNELIDQRNTLTAKLSQLTGGTVRELPNGGNEILVGGNVLVSGKQVNTLKVGGPTTMSGPGSVQLEWERRPGMAVDLDGGQLAGTLSVLGRANDQKTGGVIAETAAEYDRLAESLANQVNTLHTKAFKADGTLGDPFFAITAGPRAALSLTVLAKSAADIATSGSANNALDGSMADEISRIGLAKDSPDAKWTETVLTTGTAVRVALQQDVAAGTSLTNAMAAQQSNASVDIDEENVNLLSYQHAYQAASRVMTAIDEALDVLINQTGRVGR
- a CDS encoding flagellar protein FlgN; protein product: MGPQELSAALWRERELLDLLVFKLEEEHLVLASGKSRWLDHATREVEHVMTRLRAASLERIAIAAAVALQWGLPEDASLQDLSAAGGAGPWAEILGSHFAAMTAQVEQVRTLRDTNLQFLREGLRSAQETMAAVAADARTYDHLGNTSTEPGTRFLDKSV
- a CDS encoding sigma-70 family RNA polymerase sigma factor encodes the protein MGYLVSEICMRASHLSRPDLAQVGAVALIQCAESFDASLGVPFGAYARRRIKGAFADELRREDWATRGARSRMSELALMQETLSGALGRVPSTDELAGALGVERAAVEASQLDAARSVTPLTDVITDLVAATSQTPEELVLQNEHEAFLGEAVAALPQRMQYIVEQIYYRDRTVKELAEELGSSHSAVSQQRAEAMRLLRDGIERHYLATADARSQPHARIAASRREDYLADLGSRTLGGATRLLGQAAFGGTAKSVLALG
- a CDS encoding flagellin, coding for MGMQVNTNIAANNAYRNLSNTQNDLSKSLEKLSSGLRINRAADDAAGLAISEGLKAQVNGNTVAARNAQDGISVIQTAEGALTEVHTILQRMRDLGVQAGNDSNNVDSRKAITTEAAALTAELTRISTATNFNGIKLLDSTAGTAGVMSFQVGAGAGADNQIKVDLTGANVATVATAAGALLFDSATNAAAAVTGLDAQITAVSSARADLGASQNRMESAGRSLAVSKENLSAAASRITDTDMAEEMVKFTRANILSQAGTAMLAQANQSNQGVLKLLG
- the fliD gene encoding flagellar filament capping protein FliD encodes the protein MGMGIDGLTSGLDTTAIINALMGAEAIPQTLMKKTVANDTYLLTALQALNTKFASLFTQAAALAKPDGLAMYQASSSSPAITVTAAAGARPIALDVNVTQLAQAHAVVTAPQTAWPTSPAVLTFVKTDGTKVEVNADSDSLDAIAFAVNKSDAGVSAVKVASGTDASGAALYRLQFTATETGAAGAFKVYQGSAAEVDAGTAPSLTAAPGAAVLRTGQDAQVTLWAGTAAEQTISSKSNTFTAISPGIDITVNQLTTTPAVVSVIRDTAQVTAAAKDLTANVNIILGSIFTQSTVSGGGAAGSAVTSGLFTSNSTTAAAKDRLFTAVVSPVNGKSLSTIGINSTKNGDLVFDEKVFAAAYAKEPALVESTLAAISQRVADAAKAVSDPRDGTLSQSVKGKQTVINDLNAQILKWDDRLAQRRGALQSIYTNLEVQLGKMQSQQNWLTSQIGSLDAGSSKK
- the fliS gene encoding flagellar export chaperone FliS, whose amino-acid sequence is MNTIPHANRSLNAYQREAVMSASPARLLVMLYDRLLLDLARAQTAQQSESWEVARENLLHAQDIIGELAGSLNVDAWDGAQNLLGIYNYTGTALMNANIYRNVELTRECITILEPLRQSWHDAAAQPLASAPIGHLGTLA
- the flgB gene encoding flagellar basal body rod protein FlgB, producing MLDSVVTVALTSALNSLSERQRAIANNIANINTPGYTAKRVMFEDALAASVKAGDGDVKATTLRSLEPTQLNGNNVNLDTETLSNVETTLRYQFAAQAVNGEFTSMRTALKTQ